The following proteins are encoded in a genomic region of Liolophura sinensis isolate JHLJ2023 chromosome 7, CUHK_Ljap_v2, whole genome shotgun sequence:
- the LOC135471414 gene encoding uncharacterized protein LOC135471414, translating to MVSRSSIEEANKHLHALHSRVQQLEQTISKQNETITVKDEEMAYKLHEMSELKEAEITELTAKLITAKEKVKSVENMLREKDQQIHKLQERCRILDRVMGYQPVLENLLTTLASGGSLSDSGISASETPMDDHTHHVKSHGYKGSAIRRMAKNFNSHAGRKKQFSISEDDDEDQNADTEGDSSDDKTTERELYL from the coding sequence ATGGTTTCCCGATCAAGCATAGAGGAAGCCAATAAGCACCTACACGCTCTGCATTCCAGAGTACAGCAGTTGGAACAAACCATcagcaaacaaaatgaaacaataacTGTCAAAGACGAAGAGATGGCTTATAAATTACATGAAATGAGTGAACTGAAAGAAGCTGAGATTACTGAACTTACCGCAAAACTAATAACGGCAAAAGAAAAAGTGAAGTCAGTGGAGAACATGTTGAGGGAAAAGGATCAACAAATTCACAAGTTACAGGAGCGCTGTCGTATACTGGATCGTGTGATGGGGTATCAGCCTGTGCTGGAAAATTTGTTAACGACATTAGCATCAGGCGGGTCTTTGTCTGATTCAGGCATATCTGCATCAGAGACACCGATGGATGACCACACTCATCATGTTAAGTCACATGGCTATAAAGGTAGTGCTATTCGACGCATGGCCAAGAATTTTAACAGTCACGCAGGCAGGAAAAAGCAGTTCTCAATTTCCGAGGATGATGATGAAGACCAGAATGCTGATACAGAGGGTGATTCCTCTGATGACAAAACCACTGAAAGAGAACTCTACCTTTAG